In one window of Megalops cyprinoides isolate fMegCyp1 chromosome 24, fMegCyp1.pri, whole genome shotgun sequence DNA:
- the LOC118771173 gene encoding histone H2A-like, with amino-acid sequence MSGRGKTGGKARAKAKTRSSRAGLQFPVGRVHRLLRKGNYAERVGAGAPVYLAAVLEYLTAEILELAGNAARDNKKTRIIPRHLQLAVRNDEELNKLLGGVTIAQGGVLPNIQAVLLPKKTEKAVKGK; translated from the coding sequence ATGAGCGGAAGAGGTAAAACCGGTGGCAAAGCCAGGGCTAAGGCCAAGACTCGTTCGTCCAGGGCTGGGCTCCAGTTCCCGGTCGGTCGCGTTCACAGACTGCTCCGTAAAGGAAACTACGCCGAGCGCGTCGGCGCTGGTGCCCCGGTCTACTTGGCGGCCGTGCTCGAGTATCTGACGGCTGAGATCCTTGAGCTGGCTGGTAATGCTGCTCGGGACAACAAGAAGACCCGTATCATTCCCCGTCACCTGCAGCTTGCAGTGCGTAACGACGAGGAGCTGAACAAGCTCCTGGGCGGTGTCACTATCGCTCAGGGCGGAGTTCTGCCTAAcatccaggctgtgctgctgcccaAGAAGACCGAGAAAGCCGTCAAGGGCAAATAA
- the LOC118771185 gene encoding histone H3 — protein sequence MARTKQTARKSTGGKAPRKQLATKAARKSAPATGGVKKPHRYRPGTVALREIRRYQKSTELLIRKLPFQRLVREIAQDFKTDLRFQSSAVMALQEASEAYLVGLFEDTNLCAIHAKRVTIMPKDIQLARRIRGERA from the coding sequence ATGGCTAGAACCAAGCAGACTGCCCGTAAATCTACTGGTGGCAAAGCCCCCAGGAAGCAGCTCGCTACTAAGGCTGCTCGTAAGAGCGCGCCTGCAACAGGCGGTGTGAAGAAGCCTCACCGCTACAGGCCTGGCACAGTGGCTCTGCGAGAGATCCGCCGTTACCAGAAGTCTACCGAGTTGCTGATTCGCAAACTGCCTTTCCAACGGCTGGTGAGAGAAATTGCCCAGGACTTCAAGACCGACTTGCGTTTCCAGAGCTCTGCCGTCATGGCTCTGCAGGAAGCCAGCGAGGCCTATCTGGTTGGCCTGTTTGAGGACACCAACCTGTGCGCCATCCACGCCAAAAGGGTGACCATCATGCCCAAGGACATTCAGCTGGCCCGCCGCATTCGAGGAGAGCGCGCTTAA